The Flavobacterium marginilacus genome window below encodes:
- the tgt gene encoding tRNA guanosine(34) transglycosylase Tgt codes for MKFDLLKTDPQSKARAGSITTDHGVIETPIFMPVGTAASVKGVHQRELREEINPDIILGNTYHLYLRPQTEILEKAGGLHKFMNWDRNILTDSGGYQVYSLSANRKIKEEGVKFKSHIDGSYHFFTPENVMEIQRTIGADIIMAFDECTPYPCDYRYAQRSMHMTHRWLDRCINHLEKLPFKYGYEQTFFPIVQGSTYKDLRRQSAEYIANSGQQGNAIGGLSVGEPAEEMYAMTEVVCEILPEEKPRYLMGVGTPINILENIALGIDMFDCVMPTRNARNGMLFTANGTINIKNKKWEADFSPIDEMGHTFVDTEYSKAYLRHLFAANEYLGKQIATIHNLGFYMWLVREARKHILAGDFKPWKEMMVKNMAQRL; via the coding sequence ATGAAGTTTGATTTACTAAAAACTGATCCGCAGTCAAAAGCCCGAGCGGGAAGTATTACTACAGATCACGGTGTGATTGAAACACCTATTTTTATGCCTGTTGGGACTGCTGCTTCGGTAAAAGGGGTACACCAAAGGGAACTGAGAGAAGAAATAAACCCGGATATTATTCTTGGGAATACCTATCATTTATACCTGCGTCCGCAGACTGAAATTCTTGAAAAAGCAGGAGGACTGCATAAATTCATGAACTGGGACCGCAATATTCTGACCGATTCTGGAGGATATCAAGTGTATTCGCTGTCGGCTAACCGAAAAATTAAGGAAGAAGGAGTAAAGTTTAAATCGCATATTGATGGTTCGTATCATTTTTTTACGCCAGAGAATGTGATGGAAATCCAGCGTACCATTGGAGCCGATATTATCATGGCTTTTGATGAGTGTACGCCTTATCCCTGTGATTACCGCTATGCACAGCGCTCGATGCACATGACGCACCGCTGGCTGGACCGCTGTATCAATCATTTGGAGAAACTGCCGTTTAAGTATGGTTATGAGCAGACTTTTTTCCCAATTGTACAGGGAAGTACTTATAAAGATCTGCGCCGTCAGTCAGCAGAATATATTGCTAATTCGGGTCAGCAGGGAAATGCAATCGGCGGACTTTCGGTAGGAGAACCTGCTGAAGAAATGTATGCAATGACTGAAGTAGTCTGTGAAATTCTTCCCGAAGAGAAACCTCGTTATTTGATGGGTGTTGGAACTCCGATTAATATTTTGGAAAATATCGCACTTGGAATTGATATGTTCGACTGCGTGATGCCTACTCGTAACGCCCGTAACGGAATGCTTTTTACTGCCAACGGAACAATCAATATCAAAAACAAAAAGTGGGAAGCCGATTTCTCTCCGATAGATGAAATGGGGCATACATTTGTGGATACGGAATATTCTAAGGCCTATTTGCGCCATTTGTTTGCCGCTAATGAATATTTGGGAAAACAAATTGCTACGATACACAATCTAGGTTTTTATATGTGGTTAGTCCGCGAGGCGAGAAAACATATCCTAGCAGGTGATTTTAAACCATGGAAAGAGATGATGGTTAAAAATATGGCTCAACGATTATAA
- a CDS encoding LptF/LptG family permease: MLTIIDKYILKRYLATFAVMLLLFAPIGIIIDVSEKINKMLENQVPVLKIAIYYYHFTIYFMNNLFPIFLFISVIWFTSKLANDTEIIAILSSGISFTRFMRPYIIGASIISIIVLLMGFWVIPVSSEGYNNFRYTYLRSDGKQLMRGDNTDVYRQISDNDFIYVNSFNNESKTAYNFSLERFKKEKLEYKITASRIQWNPKEKNYSLFDYTKRTLGSENDVIEKAPEKKMKFSFDLEDLAPVVYIAETLSLGELNAFIDKEKKRGSSNINVYLVVLYKKYSVPVSAFILTIIAVSVSSMKRRGGMGVNLAIGIAVAFSFVFLDKIFGVLAEKSSFSPFIAVWLPNIVFGILAVYLLRNAKR; the protein is encoded by the coding sequence ATGTTAACAATAATTGACAAGTACATTTTAAAAAGATATTTAGCCACATTTGCGGTTATGCTTCTGCTGTTTGCTCCTATTGGAATAATTATAGACGTATCGGAGAAAATCAATAAAATGCTTGAGAATCAAGTGCCGGTTTTAAAAATCGCCATTTATTACTATCATTTTACTATTTACTTTATGAATAACCTCTTTCCGATATTCTTGTTTATATCTGTTATCTGGTTTACTTCTAAGCTGGCAAATGATACTGAAATTATTGCTATTTTGAGTTCAGGGATTTCATTTACGCGATTTATGCGGCCTTATATTATAGGTGCTTCTATTATATCCATTATCGTTCTGCTGATGGGTTTTTGGGTTATTCCTGTATCGAGCGAAGGCTACAATAATTTCAGGTATACTTATCTGAGGAGTGACGGGAAACAGCTCATGCGGGGTGATAATACCGATGTTTACAGACAAATCAGCGATAATGATTTCATCTATGTAAACAGCTTTAATAATGAGTCTAAAACGGCTTATAATTTTTCGTTGGAACGATTTAAAAAAGAAAAATTAGAATATAAAATTACGGCCAGCAGAATCCAGTGGAATCCAAAAGAAAAGAATTATTCATTATTTGATTATACCAAAAGAACTCTTGGTTCTGAAAATGACGTGATCGAAAAAGCGCCTGAAAAGAAGATGAAATTCAGTTTTGATCTTGAGGATTTGGCACCAGTTGTTTACATTGCAGAGACTTTAAGTTTAGGAGAACTGAATGCGTTTATTGATAAAGAAAAAAAACGCGGTTCTTCTAATATCAACGTTTATCTGGTTGTTTTGTATAAAAAATACAGTGTACCGGTTTCGGCATTTATATTGACCATTATAGCCGTTTCGGTATCTTCAATGAAGCGCAGAGGCGGTATGGGAGTCAACTTGGCAATTGGAATTGCAGTAGCGTTTTCATTTGTCTTTTTAGATAAAATATTTGGTGTATTGGCAGAGAAATCAAGTTTTTCGCCATTCATAGCGGTTTGGCTGCCTAATATAGTTTTTGGAATATTAGCTGTTTATTTACTACGGAATGCGAAACGATAA
- a CDS encoding DMT family transporter: MRNDNLKSYLNLHLIVFIWGFTAILGALITIQSDFLVWYRMFFAAVFLAFFLGLKKKSFKVTLKVLSRFTFVGLLIALHWIFFFEAIKISTVSITLSVFSLGAFFASLLEPLFYGRKVLWYEVFFGLIIIAGLGMIMKVEINYLNGMLLALVSILLGVVFTLMNGKLIVDHDPSLISFYEFLAGFIFISIYFLFRGSFTADFFMLSAKNWILILVLASVCTAYAFTASIRVMRRLTPYTVMLTTNLEPVYGIVLAYFIIGGKEKMSTEFYIGAVVIVITVLLNGVIKHYRKED; the protein is encoded by the coding sequence ATGCGAAACGATAATTTAAAGAGCTACTTAAATCTGCATTTAATTGTTTTTATTTGGGGGTTTACAGCAATTTTAGGAGCATTAATAACCATTCAGTCCGATTTTTTGGTTTGGTACAGAATGTTTTTTGCTGCTGTTTTTCTAGCTTTTTTTCTTGGCTTAAAGAAAAAATCATTTAAAGTCACACTTAAAGTTTTAAGCAGGTTCACTTTTGTAGGGCTTTTAATTGCCCTGCACTGGATTTTCTTTTTTGAAGCAATAAAAATCTCTACAGTATCCATTACGCTGTCGGTTTTTTCATTAGGAGCATTTTTTGCGTCCTTATTGGAACCCTTGTTCTATGGGAGGAAAGTACTCTGGTATGAAGTGTTTTTTGGATTAATCATTATTGCTGGTCTAGGAATGATTATGAAGGTAGAAATTAATTATTTGAACGGAATGCTGTTGGCATTAGTTTCTATTCTGCTGGGAGTAGTATTTACTTTAATGAACGGGAAACTTATTGTGGATCACGATCCGTCGCTGATTTCCTTTTATGAGTTTTTGGCTGGGTTTATTTTTATTTCGATTTATTTTTTATTTCGAGGTTCTTTTACGGCAGATTTTTTTATGCTGTCTGCCAAAAACTGGATTCTGATATTGGTTTTAGCATCGGTCTGTACTGCTTATGCCTTTACGGCTTCGATAAGGGTTATGCGCAGATTGACGCCTTATACAGTTATGTTAACCACTAATTTAGAGCCGGTTTACGGTATTGTGCTGGCTTATTTTATCATTGGAGGAAAAGAAAAAATGAGTACAGAATTTTATATTGGAGCAGTTGTAATTGTAATTACGGTGCTTTTAAACGGAGTCATAAAACATTATAGAAAAGAAGATTGA
- a CDS encoding acetyl-CoA carboxylase carboxyltransferase subunit alpha, whose product MEYLDFELPIKELEEQLDKCVVIGLESDVDVTNTCKQINKKLEETKKQIYKNLTAWQRVQLSRHPSRPYTLDHIKGLCGDTFLELHGDRGFKDDKAMIGGLGKIGGQSFMIIGQQKGFNTKTRQYRNFGMANPEGYRKALRLMKMAEKFGIPVVTLIDTPGAYPGLEAEERGQGEAIARNIFEMVLLKVPVITIIVGEGASGGALGIGVGDRVYMLENTWYSVISPESCSSILWKSWDYKEQAAEALKLTSADMKKQKLVDDIIPEPLGGAHYDRETTFTTVEQYIMKGYNELKDLSTEDLIAQRMEKYCKMGEFKE is encoded by the coding sequence ATGGAATATTTAGATTTTGAGCTTCCTATAAAAGAACTTGAAGAGCAGTTAGACAAATGTGTCGTTATCGGTTTAGAATCGGATGTTGATGTTACTAATACCTGCAAACAGATCAATAAAAAATTAGAGGAAACAAAAAAACAGATTTATAAAAATCTAACAGCTTGGCAGCGTGTGCAATTATCGCGGCACCCAAGCCGTCCTTATACGCTGGATCATATTAAAGGGCTTTGCGGAGACACTTTTTTAGAGCTTCATGGAGACAGAGGTTTTAAAGATGATAAAGCGATGATTGGCGGTTTAGGTAAAATAGGCGGGCAGTCGTTTATGATTATTGGACAGCAAAAAGGTTTCAACACAAAGACCCGCCAATATAGAAATTTTGGTATGGCTAACCCTGAAGGGTACAGAAAAGCTTTGCGTTTGATGAAAATGGCTGAGAAGTTTGGTATTCCTGTTGTTACTTTGATCGATACTCCTGGTGCTTATCCTGGTCTGGAAGCCGAAGAGCGCGGACAGGGAGAAGCCATTGCAAGAAATATTTTTGAAATGGTGCTTTTAAAAGTTCCGGTTATAACGATTATCGTAGGTGAAGGTGCTTCTGGAGGTGCGTTAGGTATTGGTGTTGGAGACCGGGTTTATATGCTGGAAAACACTTGGTATTCTGTTATTTCGCCAGAATCCTGTTCGTCCATTTTATGGAAAAGCTGGGATTATAAAGAGCAGGCTGCAGAAGCTTTAAAATTGACTTCAGCAGATATGAAAAAACAAAAATTAGTTGACGATATCATTCCAGAACCTTTAGGTGGAGCTCATTATGACAGAGAAACTACTTTCACTACAGTAGAGCAGTACATCATGAAAGGGTATAACGAATTGAAAGACTTATCAACAGAAGATTTAATAGCTCAAAGAATGGAGAAATACTGTAAAATGGGGGAGTTTAAAGAGTGA
- the dnaB gene encoding replicative DNA helicase has product MENFKNMSPVKVDKTTIINLEKGKLPPQALDLEEAVLGAMMIDKKGVDDVIDILQADAFYKDAHKYIFEAIVQLFNDTQPIDLLTVSAQLRKNAKLDLAGGDFYLIQLTQKISSSAHIEFHSRIILQKFIQRSLIRISSEIIEASYDETADVFDLLDQAESKLYEVTQGNIKRSSETAQSLVLQAKKRIEEIAGQEGLSGVATGFHKLDKLTSGWQPSDLIIIAARPAMGKTAFILSMARNIAIDFGHPVALFSLEMASVQLITRLISSETGLSSEKLRTGKLEKHEWEQLSTKVKNLEKAPLFIDDTPSLSIFDLRAKARRLVSQHGIKIIIIDYLQLMTAGGNSKGGGNREQEISTISRNLKALAKELNVPVIALSQLSRAVETRGSSKRPLLSDLRESGAIEQDADIVSFLYRPEYYKIDEWDDEEASSTAGQGEIMIAKHRNGGIENVRLKFIGHLGRFDNLEDYSSGYDDLPSSMNHDDSSFITRNLPSANDAFGSNFNNDDDDDGDVPF; this is encoded by the coding sequence ATGGAAAATTTCAAAAATATGAGTCCAGTAAAAGTGGACAAAACAACAATTATAAACTTAGAAAAAGGAAAATTACCACCGCAGGCATTAGATTTGGAAGAGGCTGTGCTTGGCGCTATGATGATTGACAAAAAAGGAGTTGATGATGTAATTGATATTCTGCAGGCAGATGCGTTTTACAAAGATGCTCACAAATATATTTTTGAAGCTATTGTTCAATTGTTTAATGATACGCAGCCAATCGATTTGCTGACTGTATCTGCTCAGCTTAGAAAAAATGCGAAGTTAGATTTAGCCGGAGGCGATTTCTATCTGATTCAGCTTACGCAAAAAATTTCTTCATCTGCGCATATTGAATTTCACTCCAGAATTATTCTTCAAAAGTTTATTCAACGAAGTCTGATTCGAATTTCATCTGAAATTATTGAGGCTTCCTATGATGAAACGGCCGATGTGTTTGATTTATTGGATCAAGCCGAATCCAAACTTTACGAAGTTACACAAGGAAATATAAAACGTAGTTCCGAAACGGCTCAAAGTTTAGTATTACAAGCCAAAAAACGTATTGAAGAAATTGCTGGTCAGGAAGGATTGAGTGGTGTAGCGACTGGTTTTCATAAATTAGATAAGCTTACTTCGGGCTGGCAGCCAAGTGATTTAATTATTATTGCTGCGAGACCAGCGATGGGAAAAACGGCCTTTATTTTGTCTATGGCTAGAAATATAGCGATAGACTTTGGGCATCCAGTAGCTTTATTTTCGCTGGAGATGGCGTCGGTACAGCTGATCACCAGGCTGATTTCCTCAGAAACCGGATTGTCTTCTGAGAAGCTGCGTACTGGAAAACTTGAAAAACACGAGTGGGAACAATTGAGTACCAAAGTGAAAAATTTAGAAAAAGCACCTCTTTTTATTGATGATACACCTTCCTTATCTATTTTCGATTTAAGGGCTAAAGCAAGACGGTTAGTATCTCAGCATGGTATAAAAATCATTATTATTGATTATCTGCAGTTAATGACAGCCGGTGGAAATTCCAAAGGGGGAGGAAACCGTGAACAGGAGATTTCGACTATTTCCCGAAATTTAAAAGCGCTGGCAAAGGAGTTAAATGTTCCTGTAATTGCACTTTCGCAGCTATCGCGTGCGGTTGAGACACGTGGATCGAGTAAAAGACCGTTACTTTCCGACCTTCGTGAATCTGGAGCGATCGAGCAGGATGCGGATATCGTTTCCTTTTTATACCGTCCTGAATATTATAAAATCGATGAATGGGATGATGAAGAAGCATCTTCAACTGCCGGCCAAGGTGAAATTATGATTGCCAAACATAGAAATGGCGGTATCGAAAATGTTCGTTTGAAATTTATTGGTCATTTAGGGCGTTTCGATAATTTAGAAGATTATAGTTCTGGTTATGACGATTTGCCTTCGAGTATGAACCATGACGACAGCTCGTTTATCACTAGAAACCTTCCTTCGGCAAATGATGCTTTTGGAAGTAATTTTAATAATGATGACGATGATGATGGCGATGTTCCTTTTTAA
- a CDS encoding sensor histidine kinase: MRKRMVFQNLNISQCKNQLSAAVRSLEMDRKRIAQGLHDDLGSKLNVISLNCHLLKIPNLSQKDIEEITKNIIEYTSKALTSSKKMTYSLLPPVLEKFGLHAGIEELCSELADAADVDIEYVNNVKFDFIDNEKHIHVFRILQELLANSIQHGKAKAIFISFNETDGIKTCSYSDNGVGFDLSELKNHKGLGMKNVAGRVAVLEGNLKIESQLNKGISVIFNF, encoded by the coding sequence ATGAGAAAAAGAATGGTATTTCAAAATTTGAACATTTCTCAATGTAAAAATCAGTTATCGGCTGCCGTTCGTTCATTAGAAATGGACAGAAAACGGATTGCACAAGGTCTGCATGATGATTTAGGGTCAAAGCTAAATGTGATTTCTCTAAATTGTCATTTATTAAAAATTCCAAATTTATCTCAAAAGGACATTGAAGAGATTACCAAAAATATTATTGAATATACTTCAAAAGCATTAACGAGTTCAAAAAAAATGACTTACAGCCTGCTTCCGCCGGTTTTAGAAAAATTTGGGCTTCATGCAGGAATTGAAGAATTATGTTCTGAATTAGCAGATGCAGCTGATGTTGATATAGAATATGTAAATAATGTAAAGTTTGATTTTATAGATAATGAAAAACACATTCATGTTTTTAGAATTTTACAGGAGCTTCTTGCTAATTCAATACAGCATGGAAAAGCAAAAGCAATTTTTATTTCTTTTAATGAAACAGATGGAATAAAAACGTGCAGCTATTCAGATAACGGAGTTGGTTTTGATTTGAGTGAGCTGAAGAATCACAAAGGTTTAGGAATGAAAAATGTAGCAGGCAGAGTAGCAGTTCTTGAGGGAAATCTCAAGATTGAATCACAGCTGAATAAAGGGATTTCGGTTATTTTTAATTTTTAA
- a CDS encoding response regulator transcription factor produces the protein MNKTIKIILVDDEVLFRKGISFLLSGEKNIEVLFEASNGLELMDFLKSGNPKPDIIIMDLKMPLLNGIEATKIIRKDFPDIKIIALTSYDSKSFIANMVDVGAVSYLVKNSTPQELFATINEVAGKGFYYSDYVMNIIQKDIISNKKSKCSFDTNFITSRELEVLQLICKQKSTVEIGEKLFISPRTVEGHRNNLLLKTESKNIAGLVVFAIQHNLVTLDI, from the coding sequence ATGAATAAAACTATAAAAATAATTCTTGTTGATGATGAAGTGCTTTTTCGAAAAGGTATTTCGTTTTTACTGAGCGGAGAAAAAAATATTGAGGTCCTTTTTGAAGCTTCAAACGGTCTCGAATTGATGGATTTTTTAAAGAGCGGTAATCCAAAGCCTGATATTATAATCATGGATTTAAAAATGCCGTTGCTTAATGGAATTGAAGCCACTAAGATTATCCGAAAAGATTTTCCAGATATAAAAATTATTGCATTAACCAGTTATGATTCGAAATCATTTATAGCCAATATGGTTGATGTAGGAGCAGTTTCTTATTTAGTTAAAAATTCAACGCCGCAGGAATTATTTGCAACCATCAATGAAGTGGCAGGAAAGGGGTTTTATTATTCGGATTACGTAATGAATATTATCCAGAAAGATATTATTTCCAATAAAAAATCGAAGTGTAGTTTTGATACCAATTTTATAACTTCCCGGGAGCTGGAAGTTTTACAGCTCATCTGCAAGCAAAAAAGTACAGTAGAAATTGGCGAAAAATTATTCATAAGTCCAAGAACTGTCGAAGGCCACAGAAATAATCTGTTACTAAAAACGGAGTCCAAAAACATTGCCGGATTGGTTGTTTTTGCGATACAGCATAATTTGGTTACTTTAGATATTTAA
- a CDS encoding asparagine synthetase B, whose product MRRIFSFIFIFLIAVSSRASYILLPMDETTQQNHLKAYGITYWCLAKNYKASWLLNYRGGSFLLPDAEEIRKECQIRGVSFEVLSDAEQTSILNEISSPSQNMETVILEKAPKIAVYTPKGKQPWDDAVTLVLTYAEIPFTPIYDEEVLSDQLLLYDWLHLHHEDFTGQYGKFYGAYKNIPWYIDQKRDAEDLAKKLGYEKVSQEKGAVAKKIRDFVIGGGFMFAMCSATDSFDIALAADGVDICESMFDGDPSEANYQSKLNYGSTFAFKNFTLERRPEQYEFSDIDMTQKRRIPMDKDYFTLMEYSAKWDFIPSMLCQNHTQLIKGFMGQTTAFDSEFVKSNVLVMGTCELNGEARYIHGEKGKGMFTFYGGHDPEDFQHQVGDPATVLDLHPNSPGYRLILNNVLFPAARKKKQKT is encoded by the coding sequence ATGCGCAGAATATTTTCTTTTATATTTATTTTTCTAATAGCGGTATCCTCGAGAGCTTCCTATATTTTGCTGCCAATGGATGAAACTACGCAGCAGAATCACCTCAAAGCTTACGGAATTACCTATTGGTGTCTGGCCAAAAATTATAAAGCCAGCTGGCTGTTAAACTATCGAGGAGGCTCTTTTTTATTGCCTGATGCCGAGGAAATTAGAAAAGAATGCCAGATTCGCGGTGTAAGTTTCGAAGTGCTTTCAGATGCTGAACAGACATCAATCCTGAATGAAATTTCCAGTCCTTCTCAAAACATGGAAACTGTTATTCTGGAAAAAGCGCCCAAAATTGCGGTTTATACGCCAAAAGGGAAACAGCCCTGGGATGATGCAGTAACACTGGTTTTGACTTATGCCGAAATTCCTTTTACACCTATTTATGATGAAGAAGTGCTGAGTGACCAATTATTGCTTTATGACTGGCTGCATCTGCATCACGAAGATTTTACAGGGCAATATGGAAAATTTTATGGAGCATATAAAAATATTCCCTGGTACATTGATCAAAAAAGAGATGCCGAAGATCTGGCAAAAAAATTAGGTTACGAAAAAGTGTCTCAGGAGAAAGGCGCTGTTGCCAAAAAAATTAGAGATTTTGTAATCGGTGGCGGTTTTATGTTTGCAATGTGTTCGGCAACTGATAGTTTTGATATTGCTTTGGCAGCAGATGGAGTTGATATCTGCGAATCAATGTTTGACGGAGATCCGAGCGAGGCTAATTATCAGTCCAAGCTGAATTATGGAAGTACTTTTGCCTTCAAAAATTTTACGCTGGAGCGAAGACCGGAACAATATGAGTTCTCAGATATTGATATGACCCAGAAAAGGAGAATACCAATGGATAAAGACTATTTTACGTTGATGGAATATTCTGCCAAATGGGATTTTATTCCAAGCATGCTGTGCCAAAATCATACGCAGTTAATCAAAGGATTTATGGGGCAGACCACAGCTTTTGATTCTGAATTTGTAAAATCAAATGTTCTGGTAATGGGAACCTGCGAACTCAATGGGGAGGCCAGATATATTCATGGTGAAAAAGGAAAAGGCATGTTTACTTTTTATGGAGGTCATGATCCCGAAGATTTTCAGCACCAAGTGGGCGATCCTGCGACAGTTTTAGATCTGCATCCCAATTCTCCTGGCTACCGATTAATTTTAAATAACGTTTTGTTCCCTGCCGCTCGAAAGAAAAAACAGAAGACGTAG
- a CDS encoding endonuclease/exonuclease/phosphatase family protein, translated as MNKLFCFLFFLFFNSFYSQTKLLSWNLENFGKSKSDQEIAFIANIVKNYDIITIQEVVAGNGGVQAVARLADELNRKGAKWDYCISDPTSSSTYKTERYAFLWKTSNLKLKGKPWLERNYHVEIDREPYFATFEIKGKTITIASFHAITKSKQPETEIKYFKLLPQEYPNLNLVFAGDFNCPQSNSVFTPLKEMGFAPILKNQKTSLKIKCKGPNCLASEYDNVFYKTSSINYLKSDVILFYEKFISLKEARKISDHIPIWFEFSLN; from the coding sequence ATGAACAAATTATTCTGTTTTCTCTTCTTTCTTTTTTTCAATTCTTTTTATTCCCAAACCAAACTTCTTTCATGGAATCTTGAAAACTTTGGGAAATCCAAGTCTGATCAGGAGATTGCCTTTATTGCCAATATTGTAAAAAATTACGATATCATCACGATTCAGGAAGTCGTTGCAGGAAATGGCGGTGTTCAGGCTGTAGCAAGACTTGCGGATGAACTCAACCGAAAAGGAGCAAAATGGGATTACTGTATAAGCGATCCCACATCAAGCAGTACCTATAAAACCGAACGTTATGCTTTTCTTTGGAAAACCAGCAACCTGAAACTAAAAGGAAAACCTTGGCTGGAACGCAATTATCATGTCGAAATCGACCGTGAGCCATATTTTGCGACTTTTGAAATCAAAGGAAAAACGATAACAATCGCTTCTTTTCATGCCATTACCAAAAGTAAACAGCCCGAAACTGAAATTAAATATTTCAAGCTTCTGCCACAGGAATATCCAAATCTGAACCTAGTGTTTGCTGGTGATTTTAACTGCCCACAGTCGAATTCGGTTTTTACGCCTTTGAAGGAAATGGGCTTTGCTCCAATTTTAAAAAATCAAAAAACATCATTAAAAATAAAATGCAAAGGTCCAAATTGTCTGGCTTCTGAATATGACAATGTGTTTTACAAAACGAGTTCAATAAACTATTTAAAGTCGGATGTGATTTTGTTTTATGAAAAATTCATTTCCTTAAAAGAAGCCCGAAAAATATCGGATCATATTCCTATCTGGTTTGAATTCTCTTTGAACTAA